From a single Nothobranchius furzeri strain GRZ-AD chromosome 7, NfurGRZ-RIMD1, whole genome shotgun sequence genomic region:
- the tfr1b gene encoding transferrin receptor 1b, with protein sequence MDRIRSSFNSMMRSERYSRFTLQPAENGERHVEVKLSEGAIDDGTEMEAAGSPSFRPAPPRQNRRTVVFVVLGTLLIFMIGFLVGHISHRSPKVEADLMPSKKSETNESPAPPAALPDVSLNWQDVTQLLAGKLTSQAFEKTLKDFDRPSRSAGSEEDARLGNRIFDTFKTLEMEPWTDIHYVQLQKPDSNRPNTIQFGSDAFKPEGYLAYSGTGRAQGRLVYGNYGRQEDLTVVQQSVDLEGSVLLLRAGKISFAQQVDNAAKKGAIAVLIYPDPQDYKLVATTELYGHVHLGSGDPYTPGFPSFNHTQFAPTKSSGLPKIPAQTITPNTASALLQKIGGPDAGRNFKGQLESVFYKLGGIKNITVEVNNMLVNKEIHNVFGVIKGFSDPDRFIVLGAQRDAWGQGYAKATVGTSVLVELAKAFHEMVEKDGFRPRRSLVFASWSAGEYGSVGATEWLEGYMSSIDKNVFTYISLDGVVMGHGSFVASASPLLYSLIGSTMNEVTGPLGSDKMYQTMGGNDWEAKVLRPMSMDDPAYPFLAFSGIPSISFHFISVDTEAYPYYGTTLDNMDHLNYQTNQHTSEITATAAKFAGQMALKLVHDHLLYLDVSRYDGLSTAVRQIYIRVNQLSQSGQLKGVSPSWLNQARGSFQRAAGSIKLAIDKTDLSDPEACRILNDRIMSVEHSLISPYMSPVETPFRHILLGHGPHTLASIAQTNDTEQLRTQLALATWTLQGCANAMVGNIWDIDNEI encoded by the exons atggaccgaattAGATCATCTTTCAACAGCATG ATGAGAAGTGAGCGGTACAGCCGGTTCACCCTGCAGCCGGCGGAGAACGGAGAGCGCCACGTTGAGGTCAAACTGTCGGAAGGTGCCATCGATGACGGCACAGAGATGGAAGCTGCCGGCTCTCCGAGCTTCAGACCAGCTCCTCCACGTCAGAACAGACGTACTGTTGTCTTTGTGGTCCTTGGAACCCTCCTCATATTTATGATCG GATTCCTGGTTGGTCACATCAGCCACCGGAGTCCAAAGGTGGAGGCAGACTTAATGCCAAGCAAGAAAAGTGAAACGAATGAATCTCCAGCAccccctgcagcacttccagatGTCTCACTGAACTGGCAGGATGTCACTCAGCTCCTCGCAGGGAAACTCACCAGTCAGGCCTTTGAAAAGACTCTTAA GGACTTTGATCGTCCCAGTCGCTCAGCAGGAAGTGAGGAAGACGCGCGCCTGGGTAACCGCATCTTTGACACATTCAAGACCCTGGAGATGGAGCCCTGGACAGACATTCACTATGTTCAATTGCAGAAGCCAGACAG CAACCGTCCAAATACCATCCAGTTTGGTTCTGATGCTTTTAAACCTGAGGGGTATCTAGCCTACAGCGGGACTGGCAGAGCTCAG ggccgactGGTTTACGGAAACTACGGTCGTCAAGAAGATCTGACCGTTGTGCAGCAGAGCGTCGACCTGGAAGGTtctgtgctgctgctgcgtgCCGGAAAGATCAGCTTTGCTCAGCAG GTGGACAATGCTGCCAAGAAGGGAGCCATTGCTGTTCTAATCTACCCCGATCCTCAAGACTACAAACTCGTCGCAACCACTGAACTTTATGGACAT GTCCATCTGGGCTCAGGTGACCCCTACACCCCTGGATTCCCCTCCTTTAACCACACCCAGTTTGCTCCAACAAAGTCCTCCGGTCTCCCCAAAATCCCAGCTCAGACCATCACCcctaacacagcttcagctcttctcca GAAAATCGGTGGTCCTGATGCTGGCAGGAACTTTAAAGGTCAACTCGAGTCTGTGTTTTACAAGCTGGGAGGCATTAAGAACATCACTGTTGAGGTAAACAACATGTTGGTCAACAAGGAGATCCACAATGTGTTTGGAGTGATTAAAGGATTCTCTGATCCCG ATCGATTTATTGTCCTGGGAGCTCAGAGAGACGCTTGGGGACAAGGTTATGCCAAAGCCACTGTTGGCACCTCTGTGCTGGTGGAGCTGGCCAAGGCCTTCCATGAGATGGTGGAGAAAG ATGGGTTCAGACCCAGGAGAAGCCTGGTATTTGCAAGCTGGAGTGCTGGAGAATATGGAAGTGTTGGTGCCACCGAGTGGTTGGAG GGTTACATGTCTTCGATTGACAAAAATGTCTTCACCTACATAAGCCTGGATGGAGTAGTGATGG GTCACGGAAGCTTCGTAGCCTCAGCAAGTCCGCTGCTCTACAGCCTCATCGGGAGCACGATGAACGAG GTGACGGGACCTCTTGGTTCTGACAAAATGTACCAAACGATGGGAGGCAATGACTGGGAGGCTAAAGT ACTGAGACCTATGTCGATGGACGACCCCGCCTACCCGTTCTTGGCTTTCTCTGGAATTCCCTCCATCTCCTTCCATTTCATCTCTGTGGAT ACCGAGGCCTACCCTTACTATGGCACCACCCTGGACAACATGGATCATCTCAATTACCAAACGAACCAGCACACCAGTGAGATCACCGCCACGGCGGCAAAGTTTGCCGGTCAGATGGCTCTGAAGCTGGTCCACGACCACCTGCTGTATCTGGACGTGAGTCGATACGACGGCCTCTCAACCGCCGTGAGGCAGATCTACATTCGCGTCAATCAGCTCTCGCAG TCTGGTCAGCTGAAGGGTGTTAGTCCCAGCTGGCTGAATCAGGCTCGAGGTTCGTTCCAGCGAGCAGCCGGAAGCATCAAACTCGCCATCGACAAAACGGACTTAAGCGACCCAGAGGCCTGTCGGATTCTCAATGACAGGATCATGAGT GTTGAGCACTCTCTCATCTCCCCGTACATGTCCCCGGTTGAGACTCCCTTCCGCCACATCCTGCTCGGTCACGGTCCTCACACCTTGGCGTCCATCGCCCAAACCAACGACACGGAGCAGCTCCGCACCCAGCTGGCCCTGGCAACCTGGACCCTGCAGGGATGTGCCAACGCCATGGTGGGGAACATCTGGGACATCGACAATGAGATCTAA